One region of Oryza sativa Japonica Group chromosome 5, ASM3414082v1 genomic DNA includes:
- the LOC136356729 gene encoding uncharacterized protein, whose product MEFDRLLPTDVVWEPYSATATQARAPLGLSTLCTRDQAYWMTTVPMVFDICVEPHAPFRVMRQFGFRQPFPVPFPTTVPAAVHRYSRKGQQSAGDWPAKLATFVEDWLLATEEVVDHEGEPHTEESYQAYLRWYQPRTRTRVTFAPLEQQPHVASTRDLYARHRDQDFARAVDDINRVVVDGSTTIQRLGAGIPVPVEEHLTTYTRMVESMRSILRVLTCRADDVARADAAVQRPPVPTGPRPAAHVPRPTPPPHGGFRAPFSTPPSSARPSVVPPTGFAQFAMTQAAHFSQAAGSASQAAVSTSHSAQFWQYTGTSSQAAGTSSQGPPLDHAGTSSDHLLPSTFLFDITDFDFTSGSTEDVIGPSQLGGAPPVQTQD is encoded by the exons atggagttcgaccgccttctgccgactgacgtcgtgtgggagccctacagtgccacggctacccaggctcgtgcgccgttgggtctgtccacactctgcaccagggaccaggcgtactggatgactacggttccgatggtcttcgacatctgcgttgagcctcacgcccctttccgcgtgatgcggcagttcggcttccgtcagccctttccagtaccgtttccgaccaccgtcccagctgctgttcaccg gtactcgcgcaagggtcagcagtcagctggcgactggcccgccaagttggcgacttttgttgaggactggttgctcgcaaccgaggaggtcgtggaccacgagggagagccacacactgaggagtcgtaccaggcctacctacgctggtaccaaccacgcacccgtactagggtcaccttcgctcccttggagcagcagccccacgttgcgagcactagagacctctatgccaggcaccgcgaccaggacttcgctcgtgct gtcgacgacatcaaccgggtcgtcgttgacggttcaacgacgatccaacgtttaggcgcggggattccggtacccgtagaggagcacctgacgacgtacacgcggatggtggagtcgatgcgctcgattctccgagtgctcacctgtcgtgcagacgacgttgctcgggcagacgcagctgtacagcggccacccgtaccgactggtccccgtccagctgcgcacgttcctaggccgactccccctccgcacggag ggtttcgtgcaccgttcagcaccccgccttcctcggctaggccttctgttgtgccccccacag gtttcgcccagttcgctatgacgcaagccgcccacttctcccaggctgcagggtcagcgtctcaggcagctgtgtcgacctcgcactcagcgcagttctggcagtacaccgggacttcgtcacaggcagccggcacgtcgagtcagggtccaccactggaccatgctgggacctcgtcggaccaCTTGTTGCCTTCCACCTTcctcttcgacatcactgacttcgacttcacttcaggctcgacagaggacgtcatcggcccctcacagctgggaggcgcaccgccggtgcagacgcaAGACTag
- the LOC4338738 gene encoding probable manganese-transporting ATPase PDR2 has translation MARFEVGGKSVEGVDLLRRRHWASRLDFWPFLALYALWLVVVVPALDFTDALVVLGALSASHVLAFLFTAWSVDFRAFVGYSKVKDIRAANSCKVTPAKFSGSKEIVPLHIQKTVASSSAAGETEEIYFDFRKQRFIYSSQEDNFFKLRYPTKEPFEHYIKGTGYGTEAKINTAVDKWGRNIFEYPQPTFQKLMKEQCMEPFFVFQVFCVGLWCLDEYWYYSLFTLFMLFLFESTMAKNRLKTLTELRRVKVDNQIVATYRCGKWVRIPGTELLPGDIVSIGRSVSGEDRSVPADMLLLAGSAIVNEAILTGESTPQWKVSVAGRGPEETLSVKRDKNHILFGGTKILQHTPDKSINLRAPDGGCIAFVLRTGFETSQGKLMRTILFSTERVTANSKESGLFILFLLFFAVIASGYVLVKGLEDPTRSRYKLFLSCSLILTSVIPPELPMELSIAVNTSLIALARRGIFCTEPFRIPFAGKVDICCFDKTGTLTSDDMEFQGVVSLEDDEELITDANKLPLRTQEVLSSCHALVFVDNKLVGDPLEKAAIKGIDWIYTSDEKAISKKSGGQPVKIVHRYHFASHLKRMSVVVSIHEKYYAFIKGAPETIQERLVDLPAGYVETYKKYTRQGSRVLALAYKLLPDMPVNEARSLERDQVESDLTFAGFAVFNCPIRSDSGAVLQELEQSSHDLVMITGDQALTACHVAGQVHICSKPVLILTRTKTGGFEWVSPDETDRAPYSAEEVAAVSGSHDLCISGDCFEMLQRTDAVIQVIPYVKVFARVAPEQKELVLTTFKTVGRVTLMCGDGTNDVGALKQAHVGIALLNAEPVQKSDTKSQASKSENKQGKLKKPKPSQEGSSSQLTQPANSSARASSSRPLTAAERQRERLQKMMDEMNEESDGRSAPIVKLGDASMASPFTAKHASVAPTLDIIRQGRSTLVTTLQMFKILGLNCLATAYVLSVMYLDGVKLGDVQATISGVFTAAFFLFISHARPLQTLSAERPHPNIFCAYVFLSILGQFAMHLFFLISAVNEATKYMPEECIEPDSEFHPNLVNTVSYMVNMMIQVATFAVNYMGHPFNQSITENKPFKYALYAAVAFFTVITSDMFRDLNDYMKLEPLPEGMRGKLMLWAILMFCGCYGWERILRWAFPGKMPAWEKRQKQAIANREKKHE, from the exons ATGGCGCGGTTCGAGGTGGGCGGCAAGTCGGTGGAGGGCGTGGacctgctccggcggcggcactGGGCGTCGCGCCTCGACTTCTGGCCCTTCCTCGCGCTCTACGCGCTCTGGCTGGTGGTCGTGGTCCCGGCGCTCGACTTCACCGACGCACTCGTCGTCCTCGGCGCGCTCTCCGCCTCCCAcgtcctcgccttcctcttcaccGCGTGGTCCGTCGACTTCCGGGCGTTCGTCGGGTACTCCAAG GTGAAGGATATCCGTGCGGCCAACTCGTGCAAGGTAACGCCAGCGAAGTTCTCGGGATCGAAGGAGATCGTGCCCCTGCATATACAGAAAACT GTGGCCTCGTCATCGGCAGCAGGTGAGACGGAGGAGATCTACTTTGATTTCCGTAAGCAGAGGTTCATCTACTCCTCGCAGGAGGACAACTTTTTCAAGCTCCGGTACCCAACAAAGGAACCATTTGAGCATTATATCAAGGGCActgggtatggaacagaggctAAGATTAACACAGCTGTGGATAAGTGGGGGAGAAACAT ATTTGAGTATCCACAGCCTACATTCCAGAAATTAATGAAGGAGCAGTGCATGGAACCATTTTTTGTTTTCCAG GTTTTCTGTGTTGGTCTTTGGTGTCTAGATGAATATTGGTACTACAGTCTGTTTACACTTTTCATGCTCTTCCTGTTTGAGTCTACTATGGCAAAGAATAGACTGAAGACATTGACTGAGCTAAGGCGTGTGAAAGTTGATAATCAGATTGTTGCAACTTATCGCTGTGGAAA ATGGGTTAGAATACCTGGGACAGAACTACTACCTGGAGACATTGTGTCAATAGGCCGCTCAGTAAGTGGAGAAGACAGGTCTGTGCCAGCAGATATGTTATTGCTGGCTGGATCTGCAATAGTAAATGAAGCTATTCTCACAGGAGAATCTACTCCACAGTGGAAG GTCTCAGTTGCTGGTCGTGGTCCTGAGGAAACACTATCTGTAAAGCGAGATAAGAATCATATCCTATTTGGTGGCACTAAGATATTGCAACATACTCCAGATAAG TCTATAAATCTCCGAGCACCTGATGGTGGTTGCATAGCTTTTGTATTGAGGACTGGATTTGAGACTAGCCAGGGAAAGTTGATGAGAACTATCTTATTTTCAACTGAGAGG GTTACTGCAAACAGCAAGGAGAGTGGCCTGTTTATCCTATTTTTGCTATTCTTCGCAGTAATTGCATCCGGTTATGTGCTTGTCAAG GGACTGGAGGACCCAACAAGGAGTAGATATAAGCTTTTCTTAAGTTGTTCATTGATTCTTACTTCTGTGATACCCCCTGAATTGCCAATGGAGCTCTCCATAGCAGTCAATACATCTTTAATTGCATTAGCCCGCCGTGGTATTTTCTGCACAGAGCCATTCAGGATACCATTTGCTGGGAag gtTGACATATGCTGTTTTGATAAAACTGGGACATTGACATCGGATGACATG GAATTCCAAGGTGTTGTTAGTTTGGAAGATGATGAAGAATTAATAACAGATGCAAATAAATTGCCACTCCGCACACAAGAAGTATTGTCCAGTTGCCATGCATTAGTATTCGTAGATAACAAACTG GTTGGTGACCCCCTTGAAAAAGCTGCTATAAAGGGCATAGACTGGATCTACACATCTGATGAGAAGGCCATATCTAAAAA GTCTGGTGGTCAACCTGTAAAGATTGTACACAGATACCATTTTGCTTCACACTTGAAGAGAATGTCTGTTGTTGTCAGTATACATGAGAAATATTATGCTTTCATAAAG GGTGCACCAGAGACCATTCAGGAGAGGTTAGTTGATTTACCCGCTGGATATGTGGAGACATACAAAAAATACACTCGACAGGGGTCCCGAGTCCTGGCCCTTGCATACAAATTGCTTCCGGATATGCCT GTAAATGAAGCTAGAAGTTTGGAAAGGGATCAAGTAGAGAGTGACCTAACTTTTGCAGGTTTTGCG GTTTTCAACTGTCCTATAAGGAGTGACTCCGGTGCTGTCTTACAAGAACTGGAGCAATCTTCCCATGACTTG GTTATGATCACTGGGGACCAAGCTTTGACTGCTTGCCATGTTGCTGGCCAAGTGCATATTTGTTCCAAACCTGTTTTAATTTTGACACGTACAAAGACTGGTGGTTTTGAGTGGGTTTCCCCTGATGAAACCGACAGAGCTCCATACAG CGCTGAGGAGGTTGCCGCGGTGTCTGGATCGCATGATCTCTGCATCAGTGGAGACTGCTTTGAAATGCTACAAAGAACTGATGCTGTTATCCAAGTCATTCCATATGTGAAG GTTTTTGCACGTGTTGCTCCAGAACAGAAAGAACTTGTTCTGACTACATTCAAAACTGTTGGGAGGGTTACACTGATGTGTGGGGATGGAACCAATGATGTTGGTGCACTAAAACAG GCTCATGTTGGCATAGCTCTTTTGAATGCTGAACCTGTCCAGAAATCAGATACAAAATCCCAGGCATCAAAATCTGAAAATAAACAAGGGAAGTTGAAAAAACCGAAACCTTCTCAGGAAGGATCATCATCACAATTGACCCAACCAGCTAACAGCTCCGCTAGAGCATCCAGTAGCCGCCCTTTAACTGCAGCTGAGAGGCAGAGAGAAAGACTGCAGAAGATGATGGATGAAATGAATGAGGAAAGTGATGGCCGTTCAGCTCCTATTGTGAAGCTTGGGGATGCTTCCATGGCTTCACCTTTCACAGCAAAGCATGCCTCTGTTGCCCCTACACTTGACATCATCCGCCAGGGGAGAAGCACCCTAGTCACTACCCTTCAAATGTTCAAGATTCTTGGGCTCAACTGCCTTGCCACTGCATACGTTCTGAGTGTCATGTACTTGGATGGTGTCAAGCTGGGTGATGTTCAGGCTACTATCAGCGGGGTCTTCACTGCAGCTTTCTTCCTCTTCATTTCCCATGCTCGTCCCCTTCAAACACTGTCTGCAGAGCGGCCTCATCCAAACATATTCTGTGCATACGTCTTCCTTTCCATTCTTGGTCAGTTTGCCATGCACTTGTTCTTCCTGATCTCAGCCGTCAATGAAGCAACCAAGTATATGCCAGAGGAGTGCATTGAGCCTGATTCAGAGTTCCACCCAAACCTTGTGAACACAGTTTCATACATGGTGAACATGATGATCCAGGTTGCAACCTTTGCAGTAAACTACATGGGGCACCCATTTAACCAGAGTATAACAGAGAACAAGCCCTTCAAGTATGCTCTATATGCAGCAGTTGCTTTCTTCACAGTGATCACATCAGATATGTTCAGGGATCTAAATGACTACATGAAGCTTGAACCCCTGCCTGAAGGAATGAGGGGCAAACTGATGCTTTGGGCTATCCTTATGTTTTGTGGCTGCTATGGATGGGAGCGGATTTTGCGATGGGCGTTCCCAGGCAAGATGCCAGCATGGGAGAAGCGTCAGAAACAGGCAATTGCAAATCGGGAGAAAAAACACGAATag
- the FBA1 gene encoding fructose-bisphosphate aldolase 1, cytoplasmic — MSAYCGKYKDELIKNAAYIGTPGKGILAADESTGTIGKRFASINVENVEENRRSLRELLFCTPGALQYLSGVILFEETLYQKTKDGKPFVDVLKEGGVLPGIKVDKGTIEVAGTEKETTTQGHDDLGKRCAKYYEAGARFAKWRAVLKIGPNEPSQLAIDLNAQGLARYAIICQENGLVPIVEPEILVDGPHDIDRCAYVSEVVLAACYKALNEHHVLLEGTLLKPNMVTPGSDAKKVSPEVIAEYTVRTLQRTVPAAVPAIVFLSGGQSEEEATLNLNAMNKLSTKKPWSLSFSFGRALQQSTLKAWSGKAENIEKARAAFLTRCKANSEATLGTYKGDAVLGEGASESLHVKDYKY; from the exons ATGTCGGCCTACTGCGGCAAGTACAAGG ACGAGCTCATCAAGAACGCTGCCTACATTGGCACTCCTGGCAAGGGTATCCTTGCTGCGGATGAGTCCACTGGCACCATTGGCAAGCGCTTCGCCAGCATCAACGTCGAGAACGTTGAGGAGAACCGCCGCTCCCTCCGCGAGCTCCTCTTCTGCACCCCTGGCGCCCTCCAGTACCTCAGCGGCGTGATCCTCTTCGAGGAGACCCTGTACCAGAAGACCAAGGATGGCAAGCCCTTCGTCGATGTCCTCAAGGAGGGTGGTGTCCTCCCGGGCATCAAGGTGGACAAGGGCACAATCGAGGTTGCCGGCACCGAGAAGGAGACCACCACCCAGGGCCATGATGACCTTGGCAAGAGATGCGCCAAGTACTACGAGGCTGGTGCCCGCTTCGCCAAGTGGCGCGCCGTCCTCAAGATCGGCCCCAACGAGCCGTCGCAGCTCGCCATTGATCTGAATGCGCAGGGCCTCGCTCGCTACGCCATCATCTGCCAGGAGAACGGGCTGGTGCCGATCGTCGAGCCCGAGATCCTTGTTGATGGCCCTCACGACATCGACCGCTGCGCCTACGTCTCGGAGGTGGTCCTCGCTGCGTGCTACAAGGCCCTCAACGAGCACCATGTCCTCCTCGAGGGTACCCTCCTCAAGCCCAACATGGTCACCCCAGGCTCTGACGCCAAGAAGGTGTCTCCCGAGGTCATCGCTGAGTACACCGTCCGCACCCTCCAGAGGACCGTCCCCGCTGCCGTGCCCGCCATCGTCTTCCTGTCCGGTGGGcagagcgaggaggaggcgacccTGAACCTCAACGCCATGAACAAGCTCAGCACCAAGAAGCCGTGGTCGCTGTCCTTCTCCTTCGGCCGTGCCCTCCAGCAGAGCACGCTCAAGGCCTGGTCCGGCAAGGCGGAGAACATTGAGAAGGCCAGGGCGGCCTTCCTTACCAGGTGCAAGGCCAACTCCGAGGCTACCCTCGGTACATACAAGGGTGACGCTGTCCTCGGCGAGGGCGCCTCCGAGAGCCTTCACGTCAAGGACTACAAGTACTGA
- the LOC4338736 gene encoding BI1-like protein translates to MASAAEMQPLAPAGYRRAPEMKEKVDASAVDLEAGTGETLYPGISRGESALRWGFVRKVYGILAAQLLLTTAVSALTVLHPTLNATLSSSPTLALVLAVLPFVLMVPLYHYQHKHPHNFVYLGLFTLCLSFSIGVACANTQGKIVLEALILTSAVVASLTAYTFWASKKGKEFGYLGPILFSALVLLVVISFIQVFFPLGSGPVALFGGLGALVFSGFIIYDTENLIKRHTYDDYIWASVELYLDILNLFLYILNMIRSMQSDN, encoded by the exons atggcgtcggcggcggagatgcAGCCGCTGGCCCCGGCGGGCTACCGCCGGGCGCCGGAGATGAAGGAGAAGGTGGACGCCTCCGCGGTGGACCTGGAGGCCGGCACCGGGGAGACGCTGTACCCGGGGATCTCGCGCGGGGAGAGCGCCCTCCGGTGGGGGTTCGTCCGCAAGGTGTACGGCATCCTCGCCGCGCAGCTGCTCCTCACCACCGCCGTCTCCGCGCTCACCGTCCTCCACCCCACCCTCAACGCcacgctctcctcctccccgaccCTCGCCCTCGTGCTCGCCGTCCTCCCCTTCGTCC TGATGGTCCCATTGTATCATTATCAGCACAAACACCCACACAACTTTGTTTACCTGGGTCTGTTCACGTTGTGCTTGAGTTTCAGTATTGGTGTGGCATGTGCTAACACTCAAG GGAAAATTGTGCTTGAGGCATTAATATTGACCTCAGCTGTGGTTGCCTCTTTGACTGCGTATACTTTCTGGGCTTCAAAGAAGGGGAAAGAATTTGGTTATCTTGGACCAATTCTGTTTTCTGCTCTTGTTTTACTTGTTGTGATAAGCTTTATTCAG GTGTTCTTCCCATTGGGCTCTGGACCAGTTGCATTGTTTGGTGGCCTTGGAGCTTTAGTTTTCTCAGGTTTCATCATCTACGACACAGAGAACTTGATAAAGCGCCACACTTATGACGACTACATTTGGGCCTCTGTTGAGCTCTACCTTGACATCCTCAACTTGTTCCTTTATATCCTGAACATGATCAGGAGCATGCAAAGTGATAACTAG